The Magnolia sinica isolate HGM2019 chromosome 9, MsV1, whole genome shotgun sequence genome contains a region encoding:
- the LOC131256334 gene encoding myricetin 3-O-rhamnosyltransferase UGT77B2-like has translation MTGEAYGTVQAKIWFLHLTWLDRFAHNLASIAYVGFGTVMRLTLAQVAALAEGLESSGVPFIWSLKAREGLPAGFLEQIAGRGLIVPWAPQLMVLGHVAVGVHVTHGG, from the coding sequence atgaccggcgaagcctacggaacagttcAGGCTAAGATATGGTTCTTACACCTCACATGGCTCGACCGCTTCGCCCATAACCTTGCTTCCATAGCTTACGTTGGCTTTGGCACGGTGATGAGGCTCACGCTCGCTCAAGTAGCAGCACTAGCCGAGGGTCTGGAGTCGAGTGGGGTCCCCTTCATATGGTCCTTGAAAGCGAGGGAAGGTTTGCCAGCTGGATTCCTGGAGCAGATAGCTGGGAGGGGTCTCATTGTCCCGTGGGCCCCGCAATTAATGGTGCTGGGCCACGTGGCTGTGGGGGTGCACGTGACACACGGTGGGTAG
- the LOC131256117 gene encoding transcription factor MYB36-like codes for MGRAPCCDKGNVKKGPWSPEEDAKLKAFIEEHGTGGNWIALPHKIGLKRCGKSCRLRWLNYLRPNIRHGGFSEEEDKIICSLYISIGSRWSIIAAQLPGRTDNDIKNYWNTRLKKKLLGRRKELQTRNISTVDHERTNDPHSPALSSSVLERMQLHMQLQSCQNPLSFYNNPELWPKFHAIRERISNTQFADHGGSSIQQTPTTSIEPSQNGPFDDLSMAQIHPTKEEIENSINGFSSPMSPIQATMSKLKGLDQTAAELQSELNDILSGKPGSCSGQEDQLHQFDCFKEMIGTTDTVIWWASDLDMKPSSNSWNSASVLQQEGMFQEYEMGCEL; via the exons atgggtagagCACCATGTTGTGACAAAGGAAATGTGAAGAAGGGGCCATGGTCACCAGAAGAAGATGCGAAGCTAAAAGCTTTTATCGAGGAACATGGCACTGGTGGCAACTGGATTGCTCTTCCTCACAAGATTG GGCTTAAAAGATGTGGGAAGAGTTGCAGACTGAGATGGTTGAACTACTTAAGGCCTAATATCAGACATGGGGGATTTTCTGAAGAAGAAGACAAGATCATTTGCAGTCTCTACATAAGTATTGGAAgcag GTGGTCCATTATTGCAGCTCAATTACCTGGAAGAACAGATAATGACATTAAAAACTACTGGAATACAAGATTGAAGAAGAAGCTGCTCGGAAGGCGAAAAGAACTGCAGACTCGCAATATCTCCACCGTCGATCATGAACGCACCAACGATCCGCATTCACCGGCCTTAAGCTCGTCGGTACTCGAAAGAATGCAACTCCACATGCAACTGCAAAGCTGCCAAAATCCTCTCTCTTTCTACAACAACCCTGAACTGTGGCCCAAGTTCCATGCCATCAGAGAAAGGATCTCCAACACCCAATTCGCCGATCATGGTGGTTCTTCAATACAACAAACTCCCACTACTTCAATCGAGCCATCGCAGAATGGCCCGTTCGATGACCTTTCCATGGCTCAAATCCATCCCacaaaagaagaaatagaaaattCCATAAACGGGTTTTCGTCACCAATGAGTCCCATTCAAGCTACAATGTCGAAATTAAAGGGCTTAGATCAAACAGCAGCTGAATTGCAATCTGAACTTAATGACATACTTTCCGGCAAACCGGGTAGTTGCTCCGGGCAGGAAGATCAACTACATCAATTTGACTGTTTCAAAGAAATGATCGGCACGACGGACACCGTGATTTGGTGGGCTAGTGATCTCGACATGAAACCATCATCGAATTCTTGGAATTCAGCTTCTGTTCTTCAGCAAGAGGGGATGTTTCAAGAGTATGAAATGGGATGTGAGCTATAA